One Raphanus sativus cultivar WK10039 unplaced genomic scaffold, ASM80110v3 Scaffold0417, whole genome shotgun sequence genomic region harbors:
- the LOC108841384 gene encoding uncharacterized protein LOC108841384, translating into MSREEEDDPMGIESMATEKTRITKRRLSSSKNSRTEMTRSFDDIDKLLNLDFTSFQGFSSRMDHLVSLDATSWAIEILYSWNTYHPGIIDQPRKQVLEDCWSYSFSRGQSSLVKRLESPRKILTQKAIFYGVDEKCISEDGGLIDFELLVRFLKENDYVEDMILHEKEGDDPEQYFGNLIRRLLGISPIVICIDCPPSFESFTGTRGIYTPLEVEIEATRFESFTQHSFLLTGHGLVIYNGVESVRFLEFQDSQGKDWGENGFLKIANIYPFIKNVIEFKV; encoded by the exons ATGTCCAGGGAGGAGGAGGACGACCCCATGGGTATTGAATCCATGGCCACTGAAAAGACAAGAATCACTAAGAGGCGACTATCAAGCTCTAAAAACTCCCGTACG GAAATGACTCGTTCATTTGATGATATTGATAAGCTCTTGAATTTGGATTTTACCTCTTTCCAAGGTTTTTCGAGTCGCATGGATCATCTTGTTTCATTGGat GCAACAAGCTGGGCTATTGAGATACTTTATAGCTGGAACACATATCACCCGGGTATCATTGACCAACCACGTAAACAAGTTCTCg AGGATTGCTGGTCATATTCTTTCTCTAGAGGCCAGTCCTCTTTGGTGAAGAGGTTAGAATCTCCTAGGAAGATTCTAACTCAGAAAGCAATCTTCTACGGAGTCGATGAAAAATGCATCTCAGAAGATGGTGGATTGATTGATTTTGAGCTTTTGGTGAGGTTCTTGAAGGAAAATGATTATGTTGAAGACATGATCCTCCATGAAAAGGAGGGAGATGACCCAGAGCAATATTTTGGAAACCTCATTAGAAGGCTTCTTGGCATTTCACCAATTGTTATTTGCATTGATTGTCCACCAAGCTTTGAATCATTCACTGGAACTAGG GGAATTTACACTCCACTGGAAGTTGAGATTGAAGCTACTAGATTTGAGTCATTTACTCAACATAGCTTTCTTCTTACTGGTCATGGGTTAGTCATCTATAATGGCGTGGAGTCTGTCAGATTTCTTGAGTTTCAAGACTCACAGGGAAAGGACTGGGGAGAAAATGGGTTCCTTAAGATAGCTAATATCTATCCTTtcataaaaaatgttattgagtTCAAg GTTTGA